A window from Diachasmimorpha longicaudata isolate KC_UGA_2023 chromosome 5, iyDiaLong2, whole genome shotgun sequence encodes these proteins:
- the LOC135162871 gene encoding uncharacterized protein LOC135162871: MPGGVVFLVCIPTLSHEHQLIFGVPVKVSKKNEKPSSKIGAKVDLRLKEVRSRDLITIGDDSDADIDDGDDQESPEETFNVRKKLKTRVGSPGLNKTNESPVFVPMETVLDELLKKLRVEHVVWCKDKGNMYYEVIFPVPAGDPCENCLHCLTEMGIGRRMNSIVSVIPTQCTYSSMSTSGPLPLPANLAQKRADAEDRRNAWEAFVGSIRSKLTVKQVVDGVRSGGDLTFDYIALVVTADCLAALGLVENSATNVVAAMLVSPLMGPVMSLTFGTIIADKDLICVGLKSLLLGIFISILFGFIFGLLLGTTEMPWGYNDWPTDEMKGRGNYRSLWMGILWALPSGTGVAVALLQGSNGPLIGVAISASLLPPVVNCGLFWALGCIWLIYRPIKMPHMKGESYTDLNSSYVYVYTDYLPVEFFCNGIISACLTFINVMCIFITAIIVLKIKEVAAPYTSTPELRRFWQHDIRMARDKNTSRDVSSVDSSFYEGLSKPKQRALERTLNEAVREAMNDKTFREVKRLSYGQHGPDDITPRLGLGVNPPGPSHQQEMSSSHPEGLSSSENPSEDLAALDRLITYLLGQQSGNIENWRRSRRMSARGYRQLRPTVIDSGANTRVPDIGTTRL; the protein is encoded by the exons ATGCCTGGTGGCGTTGTCTTTCTCGTCTGCATTCCAACATTATCCCACGAGCACCAATTGATCTTCGGTGTCCCAGTAAAAGTATCAAAGAAGAATGAGAAGCCTTCATCAAAAATCGGAGCGAAAGTCGATCTCAGGCTGAAAGAAGTCAGAAGCCGGGATTTGATTACGATTGGGGATGACTCTGATGCAGATATTGATGATGGTGACGACCAGGAATCTCCTGAGGAGACGTTCAACGTgagaaaaaaactaaaaacccGAGTGGGATCACCAGGACTCAATAAAACGAATGAATCACCGGTTTTTGTGCCTATGGAAACGGTTCTGGATGAATTACTGAAGAAGCTGAGGGTGGAGCATGTGGTGTGGTGCAAGGACAAGGGCAATATGTACTATGAAGTCATCTTTCCAGTACCCGCTGGAGATCCCTGTGAAAATTGTTTGCATTGTTTGACTGAGATGGGGATCGGAAGACGAATGAATTCCATTGTAAG CGTGATCCCGACACAATGCACGTACAGCAGTATGAGCACCTCGGGTCCCCTACCTCTACCCGCGAATCTCGCACAGAAAAGGGCAGATGCTGAAGATCGTAGAAACGCCTGGGAAGCTTTTGTCGGGTCCATACGTTCAAAATTAACTGTGAAACAAGTAGTAGACGGTGTTCGAAGTGGTGGCGATCTCACATTCGACTACATCGCTCTCGTGGTAACCGCAGA TTGTCTCGCGGCTCTTGGACTCGTGGAAAACAGTGCCACTAATGTTGTTGCTGCGATGCTCGTATCTCCCCTCATG GGGCCAGTGATGTCACTCACATTCGGGACGATAATTGCAGACAAGGATTTAATATGTGTTGGATTGAAAAGCTTACTTCTTGGAATATTCATATCGATTTTATTCGGGTTCATTTTTGGACTCCTTCTGGGGACAACTGAAATGCCTTGGGGCTACAACGATTGGCCGACGGATGAAATGAAGGGAAG AGGAAATTATAGATCACTCTGGATGGGCATTCTCTGGGCTCTACCTTCAGGCACGGGAGTGGCGGTTGCTCTCCTCCAAGGAAGTAATGGTCCACTGATTGGTGTAGCTATTTCTGCATCATTATTACCACCAGTTGTCAATTGT gGTCTTTTTTGGGCTCTGGGATGCATCTGGCTCATATACCGCCCCATAAAGATGCCTCATATGAAAGGAGAGTCGTACACAGACCTGAACAGTTCCTATGTATACGTCTACACTGACTATCTTCCGGTTGAGTTTTTCTGCAATGGAATAATTAGTGCCTGCTTGACGTTTATCAATGTCATGTGTATTTTTATCACTGCGATAATCGTACTCAAG ATCAAGGAAGTTGCTGCACCGTATACTTCAACACCTGAGTTACGAAGATTCTGGCAGCATGATATTAGAATGGCGAGGGACAAAAATACGTCGAGGGATGTCAGCTCAGTTGACTCGAG CTTCTACGAGGGACTGAGTAAACCTAAGCAACGAGCTTTGGAAAGGACTTTAAATGAAGCCGTGAGGGAAGCTATGAATGATAAGACATTCAGAGAAGTCAAGAGGTTGAGTTATGGACAGCATGGGCCCGATGAC ATTACCCCGAGATTAGGTCTCGGTGTAAATCCTCCCGGTCCTTCCCACCAACAAGAAATGAGCTCGTCCCACCCAGAAGGTCTGTCGAGCTCAGAGAATCCAAGTGAAGACTTGGCAGCCTTGGATCGCCTCATAACATATCTCCTCGGTCAACAAAGCGGTAACATAGAAAATTGGCGACGTTCCCGAAGAATGAGTGCTCGTGGCTATCGTCAGCTGCGGCCTACTGTCATTGATTCTGGTGCCAATACACGTGTACCCGACATTGGCACAACGCGCTTGTAA
- the LOC135162872 gene encoding uridine-cytidine kinase-like 1, translating to MAAKMQQFEPPSSASSESDGDLCLEDRSAFLGEDATQDGEQCRCDMSTPTPQSPRPPSQSSQKSPRSRRQRTTSMSQSSKKTSAESILRSKSRTIYTAGRPPWYNSAGQQVEPFVIGICGGSASGKTTVATKIIESLDVPWVTLLSMDSFYKVLNEKQHELAARNEYNFDHPDAFDFELLKTTLQRLKEGRKADVPIYNFVTHSRENRTKPMYGANVIIFEGILTFYNSEVLKMCDMKVFVDTDADVRLARRLKRDISQRGRDLEGVLKQYCTMVKPSYYYYIAPSMVHADIIVPRGGDNEVAIELIVQHVHTQLQLRGFKLREKLAHSYIGQPLPSSLFMLPDTPQVKGLHTFIRNKLTDRDEFIFYSRRLIRLVIEYALSLLPFEEITVETPQGVPYHGKRSATDKICGVSILRAGETMEQALCDVCKDIRIGKILIQTNLITDEPELYYQRLPKDIKDYRVILMDATVATGAAAMMAIRVLLDHDVAEENILVVSLLMAESGVHSIAYAFPSVKIVTSALDPEINEKFYVLPGIGNFGDRYFGTEPSNFDEFE from the exons ATGGCCGCCAAGATGCAGCAGTTCGAACCACCCAGCTCTGCCAGTTCTGAAAG TGATGGGGACCTATGTCTTGAGGATCGCAGTGCATTTCTAGGAGAAGATGCCACTCAAGATGGTGAACAATGCCGGTGTGATATGTCCACACCAACTCCACAGTCTCCTAGGCCACCGTCACaaa GTTCCCAAAAGTCTCCGAGATCCCGAAGGCAACGAACCACGAGTATGTCACAATCAAGTAAAAAGACTTCCGCTGAATCGATCCTGAGAAGTAAATCAAGAACTATATACACTGCTGGAAGACCCCCCTGGTATAATTCAGCGGGGCAACAGGTCGAACCATTTGTTATTG GAATCTGCGGAGGAAGTGCTTCTGGAAAAACAACAGTGGCGACGAAAATCATTGAATCTCTGGATGTACCTTGGGTGACTTTGTTAAGCATGGATTCATTTTACAAA GTACTCAATGAAAAACAACACGAGTTGGCGGCTCggaatgaatataattttgatcACCCTGATGCATTCGACtttgaattattgaagacTACTTTACAGAGATTGAAAGAAGGAAGAAAGGCTGATGTGcctatttataattttgtaaCCCACAGTCGGGAGAATCGAACG aAACCAATGTATGGTGCTAATGTGATAATTTTCGAGGGAATTCTTACGTTCTACAACTCAGAAGTATTGAAG ATGTGTGACATGAAAGTATTTGTAGATACAGATGCTGACGTGAGGCTGGCCCGCCGTCTGAAACGAGATATTTCCCAGAGAGGAAGAGACCTGGAGGGCGTCCTCAAACAGTACTGCACAATGGTAAAACCCTCATACTATTATTACATCGCCCCGTCCATGGTTCACGCGGATATCATCGTTCCTCGTGGAGGAGATAATGAGGTCGCCATCGAACTCATTGTGCAACACGTACACACCCAACTCCAACTG AGAGGTTTCAAATTACGAGAGAAACTCGCTCACTCTTACATCGGTCAACCTCTGCCCTCCTCTCTCTTCATGTTACCGGATACACCACAAGTTAAAGGACTGCATACATTCATTCGTAACAAACTCACGGATAGAGACGAGTTCATATTTTACTCTCGTCGTCTCATAAGATTGGTAATTGAATATGCCCTATCATTACTGCCTTTTGAGGAGATAACTGTGGAAACACCGCAAGGTGTTCCCTATCATGGAAAAAGGAGTGCAACTGATAAGATATGTGGTGTGTCGATATTGCGAGCTGGGGAGACCATGGAACAGGCTCTGTGTGATGTATGCAAGGACATcagaattggaaaaattctcatccaGACGAATCTCATCACTGATGAGCCCGAG tTATACTATCAACGTCTTCCAAAGGATATAAAGGATTACAGAGTAATTTTGATGGACGCAACAGTGGCTACAGGAGCAGCAGCAATGATGGCGATAAGGGTTCTTCTAGATCACGATGTTGCCGAGGAGAATATTCTCGTGGTATCTCTCTTGATGGCCGAATCAGGTGTTCACTCGATAGCTTACGCTTTTCCGAGTGTGAAAATTGTAACTTCAGCGCTAGATCCTGAAATCAACGAGAAATTCTACGTTTTACCTGGTATTGGAAATTTTGGCGACAGATATTTCGGTACCGAACCCtcgaatttcgatgaattcgAATGA
- the LOC135162868 gene encoding uncharacterized protein LOC135162868, translating to MNFMIFVALVGVSLVKAQENAQSKVSDGLLECYNNTFALLKENRLPHNMHAFIAIIRKIEENPGVNMDLRQLSVALLHRFRQDGIIISPEAFPQEGVTPYGTKGLQSHRHTQMLRMIPGNAVTFNNNSITLIERCTLHSMVSSSIDTLHREDESSTCRLENLDYRLPRVKRRSLRSRRHSQKPPNDVETLTPEAIEDLKKTSRDADSFDPNSWYPPLPSNHPDSARYQTPTETSKCPSESGVIETDWGVVSGGPLLAGIAAAVQPQNVRISDLMRADWENKGSLSSSITLDNKWLATLAGDLVEVALRQGPSKEPYKIGTPGHWNSSQTPKHYFLNTAQGLEFTGAEVRGDLDGLILASNIASWYSKIPTLKLSQIFDMYYNDRGVFNDTIRACNRRNLLTTVAPNDTTCAQTYRAAVVLNSNTKLPIGTVSDEKVEEFSVQAVNELFKFIPSSMNNDKSCSQTNPTKNLFHRMAVDLTIILDTNWPFASIKPILHNILEKSEINRFASNFSVINAANGSTIFSSSHSILDFYAFNESSYKALKRGFDLPKSLDVLKTLEGQKLNAEREKNVGGGRAEVVLIVPWSSSSLSVIDKEYSLKKIWEMREETPDVNILFMTAGFKERWTDLVREGQDIVSVGTGTRKEAVGPIDELVNRMKRIPKRLINSRCGSDYSGGEGAAAFEDYLEPSGVQFYRLHPNYFYKTDESDTPTVTVHGVSGVNLNVCSSRNPLNINASESTTCVPVNGGSHSFPVNCVGNEYIHNCNPLHLSITVGNKTNGESYSCTDAKYCRFPDMIKISFSYEQLVCTSDTSSIIFSPLLILLLTVSIIRLH from the exons atgaattttatgatATTCGTCGCCCTCGTAGGCGTATCTCTGG TGAAAGCCCAGGAGAACGCGCAGAGCAAAGTATCTGATGGACTTTTGGAGTGTTACAACAATACGTTTGCGCTATTGAAGGAGAACCGGCTACCTCATAACATGCATGCCTTCATCGCGATCATTCGAAAGATCGAGGAAAATCCTGGAGTAAACATGGACTTGCGCCAACTGTCAGTGGCATTATTGCACAG GTTTCGTCAGGATGGAATTATCATAAGTCCAGAAGCTTTCCCTCAGGAAGGCGTGACCCCCTATGGAACGAAAGGACTACAATCTCACAGGCACACGCAAATGCTGAGGATGATCCCCGGAAATGCTGTGACATTCAATAACAATAGTATAACTTTAATAGAAAGG TGTACCCTTCACTCGATGGTGTCCAGCTCCATTGACACACTCCACCGTGAAGATGAGTCCTCCACATGTCGTTTAGAGAATCTCGACTACCGTTTGCCACGCGTCAAAAGGAGAAGTCTTCGTTCCCGTCGCCATTCCCAAAAGCCACCTAACGACGTCGAAACTCTCACCCCAGAGGCGATTGAGGATCTTAAAAAGACCAGTAGAGATGCCGACTCTTTTGATCCAAACTCCTGGTATCCACCACTTCCCTCCAACCACCCAGACAGTGCTCGCTACCAGACACCTACAGAGACTAGTAAATGTCCCTCAGAATCAGGTGTCATTGAAACTGATTGGGGAGTAGTCTCCGGAGGACCTCTCCTCGCTGGAATAGCCGCAGCTGTGCAGCCTCAGAACGTCAGGATTAGCGATTTAATGAGAGCTGATTGGGAAAATAAGGGTTCACTCTCCTCTAGTATCACCTTGGATAATAAATGGTTAGCGACATTGGCAGGCGACTTGGTAGAAGTTGCACTTCGTCAAGGACCCAGCAAGGAACCATACAAGATTGGAACCCCAGGACATTGGAACTCGTCCCAGACTCCCAAACACTACTTCCTTAATACGGCTCAAGGATTGGAATTTACTGGAGCCGAAGTCCGAGGGGATCTTGATGGCCTTATCCTGGCCTCAAACATCGCTTCATGGTATTCAAAAATTCCCACATTGAAACTCTCCCAAATATTTGACATGTATTACAACGATCGAGGTGTCTTCAATGACACAATCAGAGCCTGTAATCGAAGAAATTTACTGACCACCGTTGCTCCCAACGACACCACTTGTGCCCAAACTTATCGAGCAGCAGTGGTCCTCAATTCGAACACCAAATTACCCATTGGAACAGTCTCAGATGAAAAAGTCGAAGAATTTTCAGTTCAAGCTGTCAACGAACTGTTCAAATTTATCCCGTCCTCGATGAATAATGACAAATCTTGCAGCCAGACCAATCCAACTAAGAATTTATTCCATCGAATGGCTGTGGACCTAACGATTATTTTGGACACCAATTGGCCATTCGCATCTATCAAACCAATTTTACACaacattttggaaaaatccgaGATAAACAGATTTGCGAGCAATTTCTCAGTGATTAATGCAGCTAATGGCTCAACAATATTCAGTAGCTCTCACAGTATTCTCGATTTTTATGCATTTAATGAAAGCAGTTATAAAGCTTTGAAGCGTGGATTCGATCTACCAAAATCGTTAGATGTGTTGAAAACTTTAGAGggacaaaaattaaatgctgagagggaaaaaaatgtgggtGGCGGAAGGGCTGAGGTAGTGTTAATTGTTCCATGGAGTAGTTCCTCACTTTCCGTCATCGATAAAGAatattcgttgaaaaaaatttgggaaatgaGAGAGGAAACGCCGGatgttaatattttattcatgacTGCTGGATTTAAGGAAAGATGGACGGATTTGgtgagagagggacaggataTCGTTTCTGTGGGAACTGGCACGAGAAAAGAGGCTGTTGGGCCGATTGATGAGCTTGTGAATCGAATGAAGAGAATCCCCAAACGTTTGATCAACTCGCGGTGTGGATCGGATTATTCTGGTGGCGAAGGAGCAGCTGCATTTGAAGATTATTTGGAACCTTCTGGAGTTCAGTTTTATAGACTACatccgaattatttttataaaactgATGAGAGTGATACACCTACTGTGACGGTTCATGGGGTGAGTGGCGTCAATCTGAATGTTTGCTCGTCGAGGAATCCTTTGAATATTAATGCCAGTGAATCTACAACCTGCGTTCCTGTCAATGGTGGTAGTCATAGTTTTCCTGTCAACTGTGTGGGAAATGAATACATTCATAACTGCAATCCACTTCATTTGTCGATTACTGTTGGAAACAAAACCAATGGAGAATCTTATTCTTGTACAG ATGCAAAATACTGCCGATTTCCGGATATGATAAAGATATCCTTTTCTTATGAACAATTGGTTTGCACTAGTGATACGTCTTCCATAATATTTTCGCCTCttctgattttattattaacagtttcaattattcgacttcattaa